The following are encoded in a window of Amycolatopsis lexingtonensis genomic DNA:
- a CDS encoding MFS transporter: MTATTATEARPFDWFRTLGKRGRRAFVGAFGGYGLDSFDYQTLPLGLAAITAYFGISSGEAGLLGTTTLVVSAVGGVGAGMLADRIGRVRTLQITIAMYTIFTVLCGFAPNFETLLIFRALQGLGFGGEWAAGAALVAEYSSARYRGRTVAFVQSAWAVGWGLSVIVYTVVFSVASDDVAWRIMFWTGVIPALLVLWVRKSVKDAPRAEERLKTERPKGTLGQIFKGDLVRTTFFAALLATGVQGGYYTISTWLPSYLKKTRELTVIGTGGYLAFLITGAFVGYVCGGYLTDLLGRKKTFLTFALLSAALIVAYTQIPKGANGLVLVLGFPLGFSMSAIFSGFGAFLAELYPTALRGTGQGFTYNFGRAVGAIFPTVVGFLGAGGAIVFGALGYGIAVLALLGLPETRGIELVD, from the coding sequence ATGACCGCGACCACTGCAACCGAGGCCCGGCCGTTCGACTGGTTCCGCACGCTCGGAAAACGCGGACGGCGCGCCTTCGTCGGCGCGTTCGGCGGCTACGGCCTGGACTCGTTCGACTACCAGACCCTGCCGCTCGGCCTGGCCGCCATCACGGCCTACTTCGGCATTTCGAGCGGTGAAGCCGGCCTGCTCGGCACGACGACGCTGGTCGTGTCGGCCGTCGGCGGCGTCGGCGCGGGCATGCTCGCCGACCGGATCGGCCGCGTCCGCACGCTCCAGATCACCATCGCGATGTACACGATCTTCACCGTGCTCTGCGGGTTCGCGCCGAACTTCGAGACGCTGCTGATCTTCCGCGCGCTGCAGGGCCTGGGCTTCGGCGGCGAGTGGGCCGCCGGCGCGGCGCTGGTCGCGGAGTACTCCTCGGCGCGCTACCGCGGCCGGACCGTGGCGTTCGTGCAGAGCGCGTGGGCGGTCGGCTGGGGCCTGTCGGTGATCGTCTACACCGTGGTGTTCAGCGTCGCGAGCGACGACGTCGCCTGGCGGATCATGTTCTGGACCGGCGTCATCCCGGCGCTGCTCGTGCTGTGGGTGCGCAAGAGCGTCAAGGACGCCCCGCGCGCGGAAGAACGCCTCAAGACCGAACGCCCGAAGGGCACTCTCGGCCAGATCTTCAAGGGCGACCTCGTGCGCACGACGTTCTTCGCCGCGCTGCTGGCCACCGGCGTCCAGGGCGGGTACTACACGATCTCGACGTGGCTGCCGTCCTACCTGAAGAAGACGCGCGAGCTGACCGTGATCGGCACCGGCGGCTACCTCGCGTTCCTCATCACCGGCGCCTTCGTCGGGTACGTCTGCGGCGGCTACCTCACGGACCTGCTGGGGCGCAAGAAAACGTTCCTTACCTTCGCGCTGCTCTCGGCCGCGCTGATCGTCGCGTACACGCAGATCCCCAAGGGCGCCAACGGGCTCGTGCTCGTCCTCGGCTTCCCGCTCGGCTTCTCGATGTCCGCGATCTTCAGCGGCTTCGGGGCGTTCCTCGCCGAGCTGTACCCGACGGCGCTGCGCGGAACGGGACAGGGCTTCACCTACAACTTCGGCCGCGCGGTCGGGGCGATCTTCCCGACCGTGGTGGGCTTCCTCGGCGCGGGCGGGGCCATCGTGTTCGGCGCGCTCGGCTACGGCATCGCCGTGCTCGCACTGCTCGGCCTCCCGGAAACCCGGGGCATCGAACTCGTCGACTGA
- a CDS encoding LamB/YcsF family protein yields the protein MDLNSDLGEGFGAWKMGDDEAMLDIVTSANIACGFHAGDPSVMRRVCELAAERDVAIGAHVGYRDLAGFGRRALDIAPDELADEVLYQIGALDAFARAAGSRVSYVKPHGALYNTAAADAEQAAAIVEGLRRYDPALALLCLPNSEMQRQAEIAGVVAYAEAFADRAYTADGKLVSRKKPGAVLHDPDLVAERAVGMATGGVVTEDGTKLDVRPDSLCVHGDTPGAVELARRIEAALEGAGVPLGAFTG from the coding sequence ATGGACTTGAACAGCGATCTCGGCGAGGGCTTCGGCGCCTGGAAGATGGGCGACGACGAAGCCATGCTCGACATCGTGACCAGCGCGAACATCGCGTGCGGCTTCCACGCCGGCGACCCGTCGGTGATGCGGCGGGTGTGCGAGCTGGCGGCCGAGCGCGACGTCGCGATCGGCGCGCACGTCGGGTACCGCGACCTGGCCGGGTTCGGCAGGCGCGCGCTCGACATCGCGCCGGACGAGCTGGCCGACGAAGTGCTCTACCAGATCGGCGCGCTCGACGCGTTCGCCCGCGCGGCCGGCAGCCGCGTGTCGTACGTGAAGCCGCACGGCGCGCTGTACAACACCGCGGCGGCGGACGCCGAGCAGGCCGCGGCGATCGTCGAGGGCCTGCGCCGGTACGACCCCGCGCTCGCGCTGCTCTGCCTGCCGAACTCGGAAATGCAGCGGCAGGCGGAGATCGCGGGGGTGGTGGCGTACGCGGAGGCGTTCGCGGACCGGGCCTACACCGCCGACGGCAAGCTGGTCTCGCGCAAGAAGCCGGGCGCGGTGCTGCACGACCCCGACCTGGTCGCCGAGCGCGCGGTCGGCATGGCGACCGGCGGCGTCGTGACCGAAGACGGCACCAAGCTCGACGTGCGCCCGGATTCCCTGTGCGTGCACGGGGACACGCCGGGCGCGGTGGAGCTGGCCCGGCGGATCGAGGCGGCGCTCGAGGGCGCCGGCGTGCCGCTGGGCGCGTTCACCGGATGA
- a CDS encoding GntR family transcriptional regulator — MVIEDSGLPGLAADRGLVSRKSTAERVAGVLRKRIAEGFFLPGGRLSEQDIGNALGVSRNTLREAFRLLTHERLLAHELNRGVFVRIPSVEDVVDIYRVRKIIECAAVRGVTAKPASFARIKEKVDIGDEAARSGNWKDLGTANVWFHQELAALSGSERVNELVDRLTAELRLVFHIMAEPRRFHERYLPRNHEILDRIEAGDGPGAEQLLMKYLEDAEEQLVEAYADRAEAARAAIAAE; from the coding sequence GTGGTCATCGAAGACAGCGGGTTGCCGGGCCTGGCGGCCGACCGTGGCCTGGTCAGCCGCAAGAGCACGGCCGAACGGGTCGCCGGCGTCCTCCGCAAGCGCATCGCGGAGGGCTTCTTCCTGCCCGGCGGCCGGCTGTCCGAGCAGGACATCGGCAACGCGCTCGGCGTCTCGCGCAACACGCTGCGCGAGGCGTTCCGGCTGCTCACGCACGAGCGGCTGCTGGCCCACGAGCTCAACCGCGGGGTCTTCGTCCGCATCCCGAGCGTCGAGGACGTCGTCGACATCTACCGCGTCCGCAAGATCATCGAGTGCGCGGCGGTCCGCGGGGTGACGGCCAAGCCGGCGAGCTTCGCGCGGATCAAGGAGAAGGTCGACATCGGCGACGAGGCCGCCCGCTCCGGCAACTGGAAGGACCTCGGCACCGCGAACGTCTGGTTCCACCAGGAGCTGGCCGCGCTGTCCGGCAGCGAGCGCGTCAACGAGCTGGTCGACAGGCTGACCGCCGAGCTGCGGCTGGTCTTCCACATCATGGCCGAGCCGCGCCGGTTCCACGAGCGCTACCTGCCGCGCAACCACGAGATCCTCGACCGCATCGAGGCGGGCGACGGGCCGGGCGCGGAGCAGCTGCTGATGAAGTACCTCGAGGACGCCGAGGAGCAGCTGGTCGAGGCGTACGCCGACCGCGCGGAAGCCGCCCGCGCGGCGATCGCGGCGGAGTAG
- a CDS encoding alpha-ketoglutarate-dependent dioxygenase AlkB family protein — MDALLPRPRAEIAPGAVHLPDWLGFDEQREFVTACRGWSGYRHTRLPNGGVMSVKSVCLGWHWYPYGYSRTTGEGTPVLPFPDWLGDLGRRALAAATGEEGYEPDVALVNFYDATAKMGLHQDKDERSLAPVVSFSLGDACVFRFGNTETRGRPYTDVELRSGDVFVFGGPSRLAYHGVPKTLPGTADPALGLTGRLNITLRVSGL, encoded by the coding sequence ATGGACGCTCTCCTGCCGCGCCCCCGCGCCGAGATCGCGCCCGGCGCGGTGCACCTGCCCGACTGGCTCGGTTTCGACGAGCAGCGCGAGTTCGTGACGGCCTGCCGCGGCTGGTCCGGCTATCGCCACACCCGCCTGCCGAACGGCGGGGTGATGTCGGTGAAGTCCGTCTGCCTCGGCTGGCACTGGTACCCGTACGGTTACTCGCGCACCACCGGGGAGGGCACGCCGGTGCTGCCGTTCCCGGACTGGCTGGGCGACCTCGGCCGCCGCGCGCTGGCGGCCGCGACCGGTGAGGAGGGCTACGAGCCGGACGTCGCGCTGGTCAACTTCTACGACGCCACCGCGAAGATGGGGCTGCACCAGGACAAGGACGAACGCAGCCTGGCCCCGGTGGTCTCGTTCAGCCTCGGCGACGCCTGCGTGTTCCGCTTCGGCAACACCGAGACGCGCGGCAGGCCGTACACCGACGTCGAACTCCGCTCGGGCGACGTCTTCGTGTTCGGCGGCCCGTCCCGGCTGGCCTACCACGGCGTCCCGAAGACGTTGCCCGGCACGGCGGACCCGGCGCTGGGCCTGACCGGGCGGCTGAACATCACGCTGCGGGTGTCCGGGCTCTAG
- a CDS encoding putative hydro-lyase, whose amino-acid sequence MTTTDEPATFTPAQARAVFRRGTARPTTGWANGFTQTNLIAVPEDWAYDVLLFCTRNPQPCPLLDVTDPGDPATRLAEGADLRTDLPRYRIWQNGALAGEVSDATGLWRSDMVAFSIGCSFTFETALAAEGVPLRHVDQGRNVAMYLTNRQCEPAGRLFGPMVVSMRQIPEDRVDDAIRITRAMPAVHGAPVHIGDPRALGIEDLSRPDFGDPVDAHPGDVPVFWACGVTPQAALMASRPPFAITHAPGYMFITDRHDSEYRVG is encoded by the coding sequence ATGACGACCACGGACGAACCGGCCACGTTCACCCCGGCCCAGGCGCGCGCGGTGTTCCGCCGCGGCACCGCACGGCCGACCACGGGCTGGGCCAACGGCTTCACCCAGACCAACCTGATCGCCGTCCCCGAAGACTGGGCGTACGACGTCCTGCTCTTCTGCACCCGCAACCCGCAGCCGTGCCCGCTGCTCGACGTCACCGACCCCGGCGACCCGGCCACCCGGCTCGCCGAGGGCGCGGACCTGCGCACCGACCTGCCGCGCTACCGGATCTGGCAGAACGGCGCGCTCGCCGGCGAGGTGTCGGACGCGACCGGGCTGTGGCGCAGCGACATGGTCGCCTTCTCGATCGGCTGCAGCTTCACGTTCGAGACGGCGCTGGCTGCCGAGGGCGTCCCGCTGCGGCACGTCGACCAGGGCCGCAACGTCGCGATGTACCTGACGAACCGGCAGTGCGAGCCTGCCGGGCGGCTGTTCGGGCCGATGGTGGTGTCGATGCGCCAGATCCCGGAGGACCGCGTCGACGACGCCATCCGGATCACCCGGGCGATGCCTGCGGTGCACGGCGCCCCGGTGCACATCGGCGACCCCCGCGCGCTGGGGATCGAGGACCTCTCCCGGCCGGACTTCGGCGACCCGGTGGACGCGCACCCCGGCGACGTCCCGGTGTTCTGGGCCTGCGGCGTCACCCCGCAGGCGGCGCTGATGGCGTCGCGGCCCCCCTTTGCGATCACCCACGCGCCGGGGTACATGTTCATCACCGACCGCCACGACAGCGAATACCGGGTGGGCTGA
- a CDS encoding ricin-type beta-trefoil lectin domain protein → MRKLLTLLGVTALAAATFAAPAQAAGETVNIWLTTTSDSGGRTVTRGLQQQTPITFASGTGTGGVTINVNEGTTYQQFEGGGASFTDTAAWLMNSSGALSQATRDDTMRKLFDPNNGIGLSFIRNPLGASDLARYSYTFDDMPAGQTDPNLTHFSIAHDQADVLPLTKQAKQLNPQAKVMASPWSAPPWMKDNDSYLLGWVESQYYPAYAQYFVKYLQAYQAAGVPIDYVSMQNEPTCCSSYPSTNWNGAGLAYFAKNNLLPALQGAGLSTKVLALDWNWDTYASYGAPTLDDSAIRNHPNFGGVAWHGYGGDIAQQTTTHNQYPGVNAYSTEHSGGTWISNQQAEDMNNIVDYTRNWSKSFVKWSLGVDQNMGPHNGGCGTCTGLITVHNGDSRSGQVDYTVEYYTMGHLTKFVKPGAYRIDSNDNSTVRNVAWKNPDGSKALIAYNSSTGNQSVRVNWGTSSFSYTLPGHTSATFTWSGNQGNGGGTGKTGPITGLGGKCVDVAGANSANGTAVQLYDCNGSAAQQWTVGTDGTIRALGKCLDVTGQSTADGAQLQLWDCGGTANQRWAATAAKDIVGAGSNKCVDATGNTSANGTRLQIWTCTGATNQKWNVPA, encoded by the coding sequence ATGAGAAAACTGCTCACGCTGCTCGGCGTGACCGCGCTCGCCGCGGCCACCTTCGCCGCGCCCGCGCAGGCCGCGGGCGAGACGGTCAACATCTGGCTCACCACCACCAGCGACTCCGGCGGCCGGACGGTCACCCGCGGCCTCCAGCAGCAGACGCCGATCACGTTCGCCTCGGGCACCGGCACCGGTGGCGTGACCATCAACGTCAACGAAGGCACCACTTACCAACAGTTCGAGGGCGGCGGAGCGTCCTTTACGGACACTGCGGCCTGGCTGATGAACTCCAGCGGCGCGCTTTCCCAGGCCACCCGCGACGACACGATGCGCAAGCTGTTCGACCCGAACAACGGCATCGGGCTGAGCTTCATCCGCAACCCGCTCGGCGCGTCCGACCTGGCCCGCTACAGCTACACCTTCGACGACATGCCGGCCGGCCAGACCGACCCGAACCTGACGCACTTCTCGATCGCCCACGACCAGGCCGACGTGCTGCCGCTGACCAAGCAGGCCAAGCAGCTCAACCCGCAGGCCAAGGTGATGGCGTCGCCGTGGAGCGCGCCGCCGTGGATGAAGGACAACGACAGCTACCTGCTCGGCTGGGTCGAATCGCAGTACTACCCGGCCTACGCGCAGTACTTCGTCAAGTACCTCCAGGCCTACCAGGCCGCGGGCGTGCCGATCGACTACGTCTCGATGCAGAACGAGCCGACGTGCTGCTCGAGCTACCCGTCGACCAACTGGAACGGCGCCGGGCTCGCGTACTTCGCGAAGAACAACCTGCTGCCCGCACTGCAGGGCGCCGGACTGTCCACAAAGGTCCTCGCGCTCGACTGGAACTGGGACACCTACGCCTCCTACGGCGCGCCCACATTGGACGACTCGGCGATCCGGAACCACCCGAACTTCGGGGGCGTCGCCTGGCACGGCTACGGCGGCGACATCGCGCAGCAGACGACGACGCACAACCAGTACCCCGGCGTCAACGCCTACTCGACCGAGCACTCCGGCGGCACCTGGATCTCCAACCAGCAGGCCGAAGACATGAACAACATCGTGGACTACACCCGGAACTGGTCGAAGAGCTTCGTCAAGTGGAGCCTCGGCGTCGACCAGAACATGGGCCCGCACAACGGCGGCTGCGGCACCTGCACCGGCCTGATCACCGTCCACAACGGAGACTCGCGCAGCGGGCAGGTCGACTACACCGTCGAGTACTACACGATGGGCCACCTGACGAAGTTCGTGAAGCCGGGCGCGTACCGGATCGACTCGAACGACAACTCGACCGTCCGCAACGTCGCCTGGAAGAACCCGGACGGCTCGAAGGCGCTGATCGCGTACAACTCGAGCACCGGCAACCAGAGCGTGCGGGTGAACTGGGGCACCTCCTCGTTCAGCTACACCCTGCCCGGCCACACCTCGGCGACGTTCACCTGGAGCGGCAACCAGGGCAACGGCGGCGGCACCGGCAAGACCGGCCCGATCACCGGGCTCGGCGGCAAGTGCGTCGACGTCGCGGGCGCGAACAGCGCCAACGGCACCGCGGTGCAGCTCTACGACTGCAACGGCTCCGCCGCCCAGCAGTGGACCGTCGGCACCGACGGCACGATCCGCGCGCTCGGCAAGTGCCTCGACGTCACCGGGCAGTCCACTGCGGACGGAGCACAGCTGCAGCTCTGGGACTGCGGCGGGACCGCGAACCAGAGATGGGCGGCCACCGCGGCCAAGGACATCGTCGGTGCCGGGTCGAACAAGTGCGTCGACGCGACCGGCAACACCAGTGCCAACGGCACCCGGCTGCAGATCTGGACCTGCACCGGCGCCACCAACCAGAAGTGGAATGTGCCCGCATGA
- a CDS encoding DNA alkylation repair protein, with amino-acid sequence MAETVDEVLAELATLDDPKARAVNEKHGDDHGVNLSKLRAVAKRLKTQHDLARELWRTDNTAAKLLATLICRPKAFDRDELDTMLRTARTPKVHDWLVNYVVKKSPHAEELRQAWFADPDPVVASAGWALTTARVATMTDGLTELLDVIEKELKDAPDRLQWAMNHCLAQIGIEHENLRARAIAIGERLEVLKDYPTPPNCTSPYAPAWIAEMVRRR; translated from the coding sequence ATGGCGGAGACCGTGGACGAAGTGCTCGCCGAGCTGGCGACCCTCGACGACCCCAAAGCCCGTGCGGTCAACGAAAAGCACGGCGACGACCACGGCGTGAACCTGAGCAAGCTGCGAGCCGTCGCGAAACGGCTGAAAACGCAGCACGACCTCGCCCGCGAACTCTGGCGGACCGACAACACCGCGGCCAAACTGCTCGCGACGCTGATCTGCCGCCCGAAAGCCTTCGACCGCGACGAGCTCGACACCATGCTCCGGACCGCGCGCACCCCCAAGGTGCACGACTGGCTCGTCAACTACGTCGTCAAGAAGAGCCCGCACGCCGAGGAGCTGCGCCAGGCCTGGTTCGCCGATCCCGACCCCGTCGTCGCGAGCGCCGGCTGGGCGTTGACGACCGCCCGCGTGGCCACCATGACCGACGGCCTGACCGAACTCCTCGACGTCATCGAGAAGGAGCTGAAGGACGCCCCGGACCGCCTGCAGTGGGCGATGAACCACTGCCTGGCTCAGATCGGGATCGAGCACGAAAACCTCCGCGCCCGGGCGATCGCCATCGGCGAGCGCCTGGAAGTGCTCAAGGACTACCCGACGCCGCCGAACTGCACGTCGCCGTACGCGCCCGCCTGGATCGCGGAGATGGTGCGACGGCGGTAG
- a CDS encoding biotin-dependent carboxyltransferase family protein gives MKLEVVRPGFTTTVQDLGRPGHAALGVGRSGAADRSSFRLANRLVGNPDGAAALEVTLGGLVLRASAVTTVAVTGAVCPLSKGGLNGPITLWPGEELALGTAVSGLRCYVAVRGGIDVPPVLGSRATDTLGKLGPPPLAAGMLLPIGPAPREFPVVDLAPRAALPESPVLRVTPGPRRDWFAAPDALLSTVYTVSPDSDRVGIRLTGPALERVRHDELPSEACVPGSLQVPPSGRPILFHADHPTTGGYPVLAVVEEDDLDLAAQLRPGQTVRFRPAS, from the coding sequence GTGAAGCTGGAGGTCGTGCGGCCGGGCTTCACGACGACGGTGCAGGACCTCGGCCGCCCCGGCCACGCGGCACTCGGCGTCGGCCGGTCCGGGGCCGCCGACCGCTCGTCGTTCCGGCTGGCGAACCGGCTCGTCGGCAACCCGGACGGCGCCGCGGCCCTGGAGGTGACGCTGGGCGGGCTGGTGCTGCGCGCTTCCGCCGTCACCACGGTCGCCGTCACTGGGGCGGTGTGCCCGCTCTCGAAAGGCGGATTGAACGGGCCGATCACGTTGTGGCCGGGCGAGGAACTCGCGCTGGGCACGGCGGTTTCGGGCTTGCGGTGTTACGTGGCGGTCCGCGGCGGCATCGACGTGCCGCCGGTGCTCGGCTCGCGGGCGACGGACACGCTCGGGAAGCTGGGCCCGCCGCCGCTCGCCGCCGGCATGCTACTGCCGATCGGCCCGGCACCGCGGGAGTTTCCCGTCGTGGACCTCGCGCCCCGGGCGGCTCTGCCGGAATCCCCGGTGCTGCGGGTGACGCCGGGCCCGCGCCGGGACTGGTTCGCCGCACCGGATGCGCTGCTGTCCACTGTGTACACGGTGTCACCGGACTCCGACCGCGTCGGCATCCGGCTGACCGGGCCCGCTCTCGAGCGCGTGCGCCACGACGAGCTGCCGTCGGAGGCGTGCGTGCCCGGGTCGCTGCAGGTACCGCCGTCCGGCCGGCCCATCCTGTTCCACGCCGACCACCCGACGACCGGCGGCTACCCGGTGCTCGCCGTCGTCGAGGAGGACGACCTCGACCTCGCGGCCCAGCTGCGCCCGGGTCAGACCGTGCGCTTCCGTCCCGCGTCGTGA
- a CDS encoding chitinase: MKLTAALGALAAASALVLAPGVAQAATGPITGIGGKCVDVNAASTANGTAIQLYDCNGTNAQQWTVGSDGSLQALGKCLDVTSAGTANGTTVQLWDCNGSGAQKWTANAAKNLVNTGSGKCLDATGNSSANGTRLQIWTCASTANQQWTLPSGNTTPSPGVMAVAPYLYNGWGDPPNPQTIQSATGVKWFTLAFILSNGYCNPQWDGGRALTGGVDQNTINAVRAGGGDVIPSFGGYSGNKLESSCGSADELAAGYQKVISAYGLKAIDIDIEADAYSNPTVQQRTVDALKTVRANNPGIKLYVTFGTGQSGPDSSLVNRAAQSGLTVDGWVIMPFDFGGAGQNMGTLTQRAAEGLKTVVKSAYGYDDDTAYRHMGISSMNGITDNNETVTLNDFTTILGYANAHHLARLTFWSANRDRPCPGAYPNNDTCSGVSQQAWDFTRIFARYAG, from the coding sequence ATGAAACTGACAGCGGCATTGGGCGCGCTCGCCGCCGCGTCGGCGCTGGTGCTCGCCCCGGGCGTCGCCCAGGCGGCGACCGGCCCGATCACCGGCATCGGCGGCAAGTGCGTCGACGTCAACGCGGCGAGCACCGCGAACGGCACGGCGATCCAGCTGTACGACTGCAACGGCACCAACGCTCAACAGTGGACAGTCGGGTCCGACGGATCCCTGCAGGCGCTGGGCAAGTGCCTCGACGTGACGAGCGCCGGCACCGCGAACGGCACCACGGTCCAGCTCTGGGACTGCAACGGCTCGGGCGCCCAGAAGTGGACGGCCAACGCGGCGAAGAACCTCGTCAACACCGGCTCGGGCAAATGCCTCGACGCCACCGGCAACTCCAGCGCGAACGGGACGCGGCTGCAGATCTGGACGTGCGCGAGCACGGCCAACCAGCAGTGGACCCTGCCGAGCGGAAACACGACGCCGTCGCCGGGCGTGATGGCCGTGGCGCCGTACCTCTACAACGGCTGGGGCGACCCGCCGAACCCGCAGACGATCCAGAGCGCCACCGGCGTCAAGTGGTTCACGCTCGCGTTCATCCTGTCCAACGGCTACTGCAACCCGCAGTGGGACGGCGGCCGGGCGCTCACCGGCGGTGTCGACCAGAACACGATCAACGCGGTCCGCGCGGGCGGCGGCGACGTCATCCCCTCGTTCGGCGGCTACTCCGGGAACAAGCTGGAGTCCTCGTGCGGCAGCGCGGACGAACTCGCGGCGGGCTACCAGAAGGTGATCAGCGCCTACGGTCTCAAGGCGATCGACATCGACATCGAGGCCGACGCCTACAGCAACCCGACGGTGCAGCAGCGCACGGTCGACGCGCTGAAGACGGTCCGGGCGAACAACCCGGGCATCAAGCTCTACGTCACCTTCGGCACCGGGCAGTCCGGACCGGACAGCAGCCTGGTGAACCGGGCGGCGCAGTCCGGGCTCACGGTCGACGGCTGGGTCATCATGCCGTTCGACTTCGGCGGCGCCGGCCAGAACATGGGCACGCTGACGCAGCGGGCCGCCGAGGGCCTCAAGACCGTCGTCAAGAGTGCGTACGGCTACGACGACGACACCGCCTACCGGCACATGGGCATCTCGTCGATGAACGGCATCACCGACAACAACGAGACGGTCACCCTGAACGACTTCACCACGATCCTGGGCTACGCCAACGCGCACCACCTGGCCCGGTTGACGTTCTGGTCGGCCAACCGCGACCGCCCGTGCCCGGGCGCCTACCCGAACAACGACACCTGTTCGGGTGTTTCCCAGCAGGCGTGGGACTTCACACGCATCTTCGCGCGCTACGCCGGCTGA
- a CDS encoding 5-oxoprolinase subunit B family protein has product MTVRLLPCGRRAVLVETGDVLGYQAAVAELAPEGVEELVPAARTLLVRFDPSVTDAGRLGAVLRQVSPVDSAAADAGEVVIPVVYDGEDLAEVAAETGLSVGSLIARHSGGSYVSAFCGFAPGFAYLSGSDPVLHVSRRSSPRTRIPPGSVAIAGEYSAVYPSASPGGWRLLGRTEVPVWDVERDPPNLLPPGTRVRFTVVPS; this is encoded by the coding sequence ATGACCGTCCGGTTGCTCCCGTGCGGGCGGCGCGCGGTGCTGGTCGAGACCGGCGACGTGCTGGGCTACCAGGCGGCCGTGGCGGAACTGGCGCCGGAGGGCGTCGAGGAGCTGGTCCCGGCGGCGCGGACGCTGCTGGTCCGCTTCGACCCGTCGGTGACCGACGCCGGCCGGCTGGGCGCGGTGCTGCGCCAGGTGTCCCCTGTGGACAGTGCGGCGGCCGACGCGGGCGAGGTGGTGATCCCGGTGGTCTACGACGGCGAAGACCTGGCCGAAGTCGCCGCGGAAACGGGGCTGAGCGTGGGCTCGCTGATCGCCCGCCACAGCGGCGGTTCGTACGTTTCGGCGTTCTGCGGGTTCGCGCCGGGCTTCGCCTACCTGTCCGGATCGGACCCGGTGCTGCACGTGTCCCGGCGTTCGTCGCCGCGCACCCGGATCCCGCCGGGCTCGGTGGCGATCGCGGGCGAGTACAGCGCGGTCTACCCGAGCGCCTCCCCCGGCGGGTGGCGGCTGCTGGGCCGCACGGAAGTTCCGGTGTGGGACGTCGAGCGCGACCCGCCGAACCTGCTGCCGCCCGGCACCCGCGTCCGGTTCACGGTGGTGCCGTCGTGA
- a CDS encoding ArsR/SmtB family transcription factor — protein MVQRPQKRVLTGPDLKAFSKALANPVRRDILSYLGKHGEANSTSVAKALGESTGTTSYHLRKLADLDLITELEDRGDGRERWWKSQMKDIYTPPGLELTPDEREAALKLGAMKMSHDLGLVTRAYAGYDSAGGWNQIYRSGLHLTKEQIASFVEEYQNLVWKYVTEPGQHPEGSRAVAVRLIVVPEEDESTKD, from the coding sequence ATGGTCCAACGTCCCCAAAAGCGCGTGCTCACCGGCCCGGATCTCAAGGCCTTCTCGAAGGCGCTGGCCAACCCCGTCCGCCGGGACATCCTGTCCTACCTGGGCAAACACGGCGAAGCGAACTCGACGAGCGTCGCCAAAGCCCTCGGCGAGAGCACCGGGACGACCAGCTACCACCTCCGCAAGCTCGCCGACCTCGACCTCATCACCGAGCTCGAGGACCGCGGCGACGGGCGCGAACGCTGGTGGAAGTCGCAGATGAAGGACATCTACACCCCGCCGGGCCTGGAGCTGACGCCGGACGAGCGCGAAGCCGCGTTGAAGCTGGGCGCGATGAAGATGAGCCACGACCTGGGGCTGGTCACGCGCGCGTACGCCGGGTACGACAGCGCGGGCGGCTGGAACCAGATCTACCGGTCGGGGCTGCACCTGACGAAGGAACAGATCGCTTCGTTCGTCGAGGAGTACCAGAACCTGGTGTGGAAGTACGTCACCGAGCCGGGGCAGCACCCGGAAGGCTCGCGCGCGGTCGCCGTGCGGCTCATCGTGGTGCCCGAGGAAGACGAGTCCACAAAGGACTAG